TAGGCAGAAAACTACAGAAAACCTCAAAAACTTTCCATTTTGCTCAAGAGACTGGCTCCCTGTCCTGCAGTAAAAGACATGGGATGGAGAAAGGGGCCACTGGGGGCATCCATAGAGACCCACCTGCAGCTGGCTCGTCCATGGAAAAGGCCTTGTTCTCCACAAACATGCTTTGACCCTTCTGCTCTTTCAGGATGGTCTCATAGCCCACGCCCCGGGTGGGGTATATGTCCCCCTGGTAGCTTTGCTCTGGGCTGGCCTTGGTCACCTGGGAGACCTCAGGGATGACATAGAAGAGGACGAAGGCCCAGGCATTGGCGGCGAGGGCGATGGCCAGCGTGGGGTCATCCCAGGTGGGACTGTTGCGCTGCTTGTTGCCGTAGGTATACATGACGATCCACACCACCCATATGGCAATGGAGGTGGCCGTGGTGAGCAGCACAAAGACCCCATGCTTATGCCAGCGCTTGAAGCGGCCACACAGGGTGGGCCAGGCCCCCAGGAAGgcgcccagcagcagcagcataacGTAGATGAGTGCCATGACAAAGTCCATGTTGGCGATGGCGCAGGGGGAGGCCACGGCCCAGTCTGCACTGCTGTTGCCCTGAGGGCCGCCCTCGCCACTGCCCCGAACCAGGGTGATGATCAGCCACTCCGTATTGATGATGACCTCCACCAGGGTCAGCAGCAGAGCCACAGTGAAGATCACCCAGCCCCGGGGCCCATGGTTCTTCCGGGCCAGGAAGTTGAGGGCAAAGACGTGAGCCGCCAGACAAGAGAAGCAGATGGCAAACAGAACCCCAAAGAGGAAGCGCCGAGAGGCACAGGTGGAGAAGTCAGGCTTCACCACACAGGCAAACACAAGGCAGaagaggcccagggtccccagaaGGAAGAATACCTGGGTCCCCAGCAGGCTCCGTTTCTTGGTGTCCTGCACAAAGGGGAGGCTGGCCACCAGGATGATGGTGAGCACAAACGTGGTGACGATGCCCGCCCCAGCCACGGCCTCCAGGACGATGCCCCATGCCCCAGAGCGGTCACACAGGTTGTAGTAGAGGGGGTTGAGGCCTTGGCTGCAGCCGGGTGGGACATGGCCCTGGGCCCGGGACCCTGGGAACAGGAAGAGAGGCAGTCCCAGGCACATCACCAAGGCTTTGTGGATGGCCATCCTGGCTCCCAGGCCAGGCTCTGGTTGGGTCCCTAGAGACAGAAGGAAAAGGGATAAAATTAGTACTCCAAGGTCAGACTCCAACATACATGGTGCTGCTTCCCCCATCCTAAACCCAGGCAGACAGTGCTAGCTGACCATGAGGCTCTCTGGACCTCAGAATCCTTCTTAACATAGAACTCCTGAGAGGCATTTCAACTGGCCAGAGAGGCAAATGAGATGAAGCCCATTTGTCAGCCCTATTCCTAGCCATGGCAAATGAAAAACCTGTCATTGAATTTTCAGTTCCCTCCCTTCCACCAAACATAACCTGGGTTCAGATATTCCCTGAGCTCTGGTGGCTACGGTGGAGGATGAAGGGGCTTGTGAACAAGTCAAGACCAAGCATACCACCCACCCAGCACTTCCTCTCTGCCCTGGGACTTCCAGGCTTCAGGAGGTCAGCTGCTATGCCCCTAAACTCCATTCCTGTGAGGCCTAAATCCACAGCCAGTCAGctatgaattcattcattcattcattcattcattcaatagacTTAACAAGCAGCTGCAGCAGGCATAGCCAACAGCcaggaaaaatgaagagacagTCATTTTCCCACTTTTAGTGCCAAGTCTCCACTTCAGAATCCTACATTTTTTGCCTAGCTCAGAAGCGGAAGTCAAGGGTAAAATAAACGAAGTCCCCAGCTAAGGAGTTAATGACTTAATGCAAAAATTTTCCTTTGGagcattaacattttaaaagcaagaacCAGGCAAGGGCAATGCAAAACCCAAAGGAATTAATCTTTAATAGAAGACTTTAAGATGTTGTAGCTAGAAGGCAAGAAAGTTAGCTTTTATTAACACCGGCAAGGTAATTTTCACTCCGTCTACTCACTGCCGCTCTACCAAATGCCACAGATCTGTGCCAGAGAAGAAAACCAAACTCCTGCTCCCAATACCGATTGGATTTTCCCACGTGAAGTGGAGGTAATGGATTTAACAGGTTAAGAAATATTAAAGACCAAATCAATGAGTTTTTTTCCaatcaaaagttttaaatgtactTGGAGGAAACCTAACACTGAAAATTTAAATGCTGCTGTACacgatggttcatgcctataatcccagcactttgggaggtcaaggaacaGATTGctagagtccaggagtttgagaccagcctgggcaacatggcgaaaccccatctctacaaaaaatacaaaaattagcagctgggcgcagtggctcacgcttgtaatcccagcactttgggaggccaagacgggtggatcatctgaggtcaggagttcgagaccagcgtgg
The window above is part of the Symphalangus syndactylus isolate Jambi chromosome 14, NHGRI_mSymSyn1-v2.1_pri, whole genome shotgun sequence genome. Proteins encoded here:
- the GPRC5C gene encoding G-protein coupled receptor family C group 5 member C isoform X2, whose protein sequence is MAIHKALVMCLGLPLFLFPGSRAQGHVPPGCSQGLNPLYYNLCDRSGAWGIVLEAVAGAGIVTTFVLTIILVASLPFVQDTKKRSLLGTQVFFLLGTLGLFCLVFACVVKPDFSTCASRRFLFGVLFAICFSCLAAHVFALNFLARKNHGPRGWVIFTVALLLTLVEVIINTEWLIITLVRGSGEGGPQGNSSADWAVASPCAIANMDFVMALIYVMLLLLGAFLGAWPTLCGRFKRWHKHGVFVLLTTATSIAIWVVWIVMYTYGNKQRNSPTWDDPTLAIALAANAWAFVLFYVIPEVSQVTKASPEQSYQGDIYPTRGVGYETILKEQKGQSMFVENKAFSMDEPAAAKRPVSPYSGYNGQLLTSVYQPTEMALMHKVPSEGAYDIILPRATANSQVMGSANSTLRAEDMYSAQSHQAATPLKDGKNSQAQSPQSKTRW
- the GPRC5C gene encoding G-protein coupled receptor family C group 5 member C isoform X1, with the translated sequence MAIHKALVMCLGLPLFLFPGSRAQGHVPPGCSQGLNPLYYNLCDRSGAWGIVLEAVAGAGIVTTFVLTIILVASLPFVQDTKKRSLLGTQVFFLLGTLGLFCLVFACVVKPDFSTCASRRFLFGVLFAICFSCLAAHVFALNFLARKNHGPRGWVIFTVALLLTLVEVIINTEWLIITLVRGSGEGGPQGNSSADWAVASPCAIANMDFVMALIYVMLLLLGAFLGAWPTLCGRFKRWHKHGVFVLLTTATSIAIWVVWIVMYTYGNKQRNSPTWDDPTLAIALAANAWAFVLFYVIPEVSQVTKASPEQSYQGDIYPTRGVGYETILKEQKGQSMFVENKAFSMDEPAAAKRPVSPYSGYNGQLLTSVYQPTEMALMHKVPSEGAYDIILPRATANSQVMGSANSTLRAEDMYSAQSHQAATPLKDGKNSQVFRNPYVWD